The following coding sequences are from one Microbacterium sp. SORGH_AS_0969 window:
- a CDS encoding enoyl-CoA hydratase/isomerase family protein has translation MSDGILLHVEGGLARVTFDRPASLNAMDFPMAARWRAVAHEVTSDPSVGAVILDANGPAFCAGGDVVAMATTGSSGAEVTETARAIHDGIRTFVEAPLPMVAAVQGAVAGGGLGLMLTADYVVASENARFVSRYANIGLTPDLGVSTLLPAAIGQRRALQLLLQDRMLSADEALDWGLVAEVVASGDLSARAEEIARFWLDGATAAFGQATRLVRVGAGRTFAENLADEAATIGAAFDTPDARARVAAFAAASAKGPRS, from the coding sequence ATGAGCGACGGCATCCTGCTCCACGTTGAGGGCGGTCTCGCGCGGGTGACGTTCGACCGGCCCGCCTCGCTCAACGCGATGGACTTCCCCATGGCCGCCCGCTGGCGCGCGGTCGCGCACGAGGTCACCTCCGATCCGTCGGTCGGAGCGGTGATCCTGGATGCCAACGGCCCCGCCTTCTGCGCGGGTGGCGACGTGGTGGCCATGGCGACCACGGGCTCCTCGGGCGCCGAGGTGACCGAGACGGCGCGGGCGATCCACGACGGCATCCGTACCTTCGTCGAAGCGCCGCTGCCAATGGTCGCAGCCGTGCAGGGCGCTGTCGCGGGCGGCGGGCTCGGTCTCATGCTGACCGCTGACTACGTCGTGGCGAGCGAGAACGCGCGCTTCGTCAGCCGGTACGCGAACATCGGCCTGACGCCCGACCTCGGCGTCTCGACCCTGCTGCCCGCGGCGATCGGACAGCGGCGGGCTCTGCAGCTGCTGTTGCAGGACCGGATGCTCTCGGCCGACGAAGCCCTGGACTGGGGTCTCGTCGCCGAGGTCGTGGCATCCGGGGATCTTTCCGCTCGCGCGGAAGAGATCGCTCGCTTCTGGCTCGACGGAGCGACCGCGGCGTTCGGGCAGGCGACGCGTCTCGTGCGGGTCGGCGCCGGGCGGACGTTCGCGGAGAACCTCGCCGACGAAGCCGCCACCATCGGCGCAGCCTTCGACACCCCCGACGCGAGAGCGCGGGTCGCCGCGTTCGCCGCCGCCTCCGCGAAAGGACCACGTTCGTGA
- a CDS encoding NAD(P)-dependent oxidoreductase — protein MTLAGKTILMSGGSRGIGLAIALRAASDGANIALLAKTDTPHPKLEGTVHTAAEAIRAAGGRALPIVGDVRDEASITEAVMRTVGEFGGIDIVVNNASVIDLSGSLDLATKKYDLMQDVNVRGTFLLSRAAVPQLKDAENPHILSLSPPLNVTPKWLGAHTGYSLAKFGMTMATLGLASEFQSDGIAANTLWPRTTIATAAVQNVIGGDRLMAVSRTPEIYADAAYEVLTSPSRELTGQTLIVEDVLLAAGVTDFSGYAAVPGTPDEAMYPDIFLD, from the coding sequence GTGACGCTCGCAGGTAAGACCATCTTGATGTCGGGCGGCAGCCGTGGCATCGGCCTCGCGATCGCGCTGCGCGCCGCGAGCGACGGCGCGAACATCGCGCTGCTCGCCAAGACCGACACCCCCCACCCCAAGCTCGAGGGCACGGTGCACACCGCGGCCGAGGCGATCCGCGCGGCGGGCGGTCGGGCGCTGCCGATCGTCGGCGACGTGCGGGACGAGGCATCCATCACCGAAGCCGTGATGCGGACGGTCGGGGAGTTCGGCGGCATCGACATCGTCGTCAACAACGCCAGCGTGATCGACCTCTCGGGCTCGCTCGACCTCGCGACCAAGAAGTACGACCTCATGCAGGACGTGAACGTCCGCGGGACGTTCCTGCTCTCGCGCGCCGCCGTTCCGCAGCTGAAGGATGCCGAGAACCCGCACATCCTGTCACTGTCGCCGCCGCTGAACGTCACACCGAAATGGCTCGGGGCGCACACGGGGTACAGCCTCGCGAAGTTCGGGATGACGATGGCGACGCTGGGTCTCGCCTCGGAGTTCCAGAGCGACGGGATAGCTGCGAACACGCTGTGGCCCCGCACGACCATCGCGACCGCCGCGGTGCAGAACGTGATCGGCGGCGACCGGCTGATGGCCGTGTCGCGCACGCCCGAGATCTACGCCGACGCCGCGTACGAGGTGCTCACCTCGCCGTCGCGCGAGCTGACCGGGCAGACGCTGATCGTCGAGGACGTGCTTCTCGCCGCCGGCGTGACCGACTTCTCGGGCTACGCCGCCGTGCCGGGGACGCCGGATGAGGCGATGTACCCGGACATCTTCCTGGACTGA
- a CDS encoding NAD(P)-dependent oxidoreductase produces the protein MATVGFLGLGTMGAAMAHRLLDAGHTVFVWNRSATAVEQLIAAGARAAATPAEALRAGVAFSMLANDDAELSVFTDEALAAASGSVHVNMSTVSVDAARELATRHRRTGVEYVAAPVLGRPHLAASGQLNIVAAGARSAVERAEAFLGVLGKRTWWLGEDPEQANLVKIGVNYNLIHTLQALAESVNLMERGGVNAETFIEILTDAAYTGSAYTGYGKMIAERGYLPVGFSAALGLKDLTLAQSAARELGAALPTAPLLGELFQETVDDPELSQLDWSAMAEITRRKG, from the coding sequence ATGGCAACCGTCGGATTTCTCGGCCTCGGCACGATGGGCGCCGCCATGGCGCACCGGCTCTTGGACGCCGGCCACACGGTGTTCGTGTGGAACAGGTCTGCGACAGCGGTCGAGCAGCTCATCGCTGCCGGCGCCCGCGCGGCGGCCACCCCTGCCGAGGCCCTTCGCGCGGGCGTGGCGTTCTCAATGCTGGCCAATGACGACGCTGAACTGTCGGTGTTCACCGACGAGGCGCTGGCTGCGGCGAGCGGATCGGTGCACGTCAACATGTCCACCGTGAGCGTGGACGCCGCGCGCGAACTGGCAACGCGCCACCGCAGAACCGGTGTCGAGTATGTCGCCGCCCCCGTCCTCGGACGTCCCCACCTCGCGGCGAGCGGCCAACTGAACATCGTCGCCGCGGGTGCCCGTTCGGCGGTCGAGCGCGCCGAGGCGTTCTTGGGCGTGCTCGGAAAGCGCACGTGGTGGCTCGGAGAAGATCCCGAGCAGGCGAATCTCGTGAAGATCGGCGTGAATTACAACCTGATCCACACCCTCCAAGCCCTGGCGGAGTCCGTGAACCTCATGGAGCGCGGCGGCGTGAACGCCGAAACGTTCATCGAGATCCTCACCGACGCCGCATACACCGGCAGCGCGTACACCGGCTACGGCAAGATGATCGCCGAACGGGGTTACCTTCCCGTGGGTTTCTCGGCCGCGCTCGGCTTGAAAGACCTCACCCTCGCGCAGTCCGCCGCACGAGAACTCGGCGCGGCTCTCCCGACGGCTCCCCTCCTCGGCGAACTCTTCCAAGAGACCGTCGACGACCCCGAACTGTCGCAGCTCGACTGGTCAGCCATGGCGGAGATCACGCGCCGAAAGGGATGA
- a CDS encoding glycoside hydrolase family 1 protein has translation MTTTSFPEGFLWGGAVAANQIEGAYDQDGKGLSVQDVLPQGLRTPRTPGPTPDNLKLEAIDFYHRYAQDIALFAEMGFTVFRFSIAWSRIFPNGDEAEPNEAGLAFYDRVLDELEKYGIEPLVTISHYETPLHLADEYGGWTDRRMIGFYERYARTLFERYGRRVKYWLTFNEVNSVLHEPFMSAGIPPRDDLTERDLYQAMHHELVASARATRIAREVAPGAQVGCMIIAMPIYPLTPSPADALAVMELDHSNLAFGDVHTRGAYPGYFLRTLREKGIELDIADDDRADLRHTVDFVSFSYYMSVAHTADPDKLVRGEGNIIGGIPNPTLPASEWGWQIDPVGLRLVIAQFWERWQKPLFVVENGLGARDELVEIDGVKTVLDDYRIDYLNDHLVQVGEAIADGAEVLGYTSWGCIDIVSATTAQMSKRYGYIYVDRNDDGSGSLERYKKKSFDWYAEVIRTNGGSLRA, from the coding sequence ATGACCACCACGTCATTCCCCGAGGGATTCCTCTGGGGCGGTGCCGTCGCCGCCAACCAGATCGAGGGCGCCTACGACCAGGACGGCAAGGGACTGTCCGTGCAGGACGTGCTGCCCCAGGGGCTGCGTACGCCCCGCACCCCCGGGCCCACCCCCGACAACCTCAAGCTCGAGGCCATCGACTTCTACCACCGCTACGCGCAGGACATCGCCCTGTTCGCCGAAATGGGCTTCACGGTGTTCCGGTTCTCGATCGCGTGGAGCCGCATCTTCCCGAACGGCGACGAGGCCGAGCCGAACGAGGCCGGCCTGGCGTTCTACGATCGGGTTCTCGACGAGCTCGAGAAGTACGGAATCGAGCCGCTCGTCACGATCTCGCACTACGAGACGCCGCTGCACCTGGCCGACGAGTACGGCGGTTGGACCGACCGCCGCATGATCGGGTTCTACGAGCGGTACGCCCGCACGCTCTTCGAGCGGTACGGCCGTCGCGTGAAGTACTGGCTGACCTTCAACGAGGTCAACTCGGTGCTGCACGAGCCGTTCATGTCGGCGGGCATTCCCCCGCGCGACGACCTGACCGAGCGAGACCTGTACCAGGCGATGCACCACGAGCTCGTTGCATCCGCCCGGGCCACGCGGATCGCTCGTGAGGTCGCCCCCGGCGCTCAGGTGGGGTGCATGATCATCGCGATGCCGATCTATCCGCTCACCCCCTCGCCCGCCGACGCGCTCGCCGTGATGGAGCTCGATCACTCCAACCTCGCCTTCGGCGACGTGCACACCCGAGGGGCCTACCCCGGGTACTTCCTGCGCACGCTCCGCGAGAAGGGCATCGAGCTCGACATCGCCGACGACGACCGCGCAGACCTCCGCCACACGGTCGATTTCGTGTCGTTCAGCTACTACATGTCGGTCGCGCACACCGCCGATCCCGACAAGCTCGTGCGCGGCGAGGGCAACATCATCGGCGGCATCCCCAACCCGACGCTCCCGGCGAGCGAGTGGGGGTGGCAGATCGATCCCGTCGGACTGCGCCTGGTCATCGCCCAGTTCTGGGAACGCTGGCAGAAGCCGCTCTTCGTCGTCGAGAACGGCCTCGGGGCCCGGGATGAGCTCGTCGAGATCGACGGCGTGAAGACGGTGCTCGACGACTACCGCATCGACTACCTCAACGACCACCTCGTGCAGGTGGGTGAGGCGATCGCCGACGGCGCGGAGGTGCTCGGCTACACCTCGTGGGGCTGCATCGACATCGTCAGCGCGACCACCGCGCAGATGAGCAAGCGATACGGGTACATCTACGTCGACCGCAACGACGACGGCTCCGGTTCGTTGGAGCGCTACAAGAAGAAGTCGTTCGACTGGTACGCGGAGGTCATCCGCACCAACGGCGGCTCTTTGCGCGCCTGA
- a CDS encoding Cof-type HAD-IIB family hydrolase, with translation MTRIAFLDVDGTILEHGSLIAPSTVTAIRQARANGHQVWLSTGRSAGDVHPDVLAIGFDGAITNGGAYATRGEEMLVEQPLPRADVELLERYFEAHGIHYFLQTHGGVFASEGMGAVMTAYRRERHAERAAQLAEQGLTAEEPLWKEPRPVAEVDRDAVAKAVFVSPSIDTVAHAAAELGAAFHVIPGSIPLPGGSNGEIGQAGVTKGSAITSVLAQLGLPATDAIGIGDSWNDVEMFEVVGTPVAMGNAVPELQKLAGRVTTSVLDDGVHNAFAELGLI, from the coding sequence ATGACCCGCATCGCTTTCCTCGACGTCGACGGCACGATCCTCGAGCACGGCTCGCTCATCGCCCCCTCGACCGTGACCGCGATCCGCCAGGCCCGCGCGAACGGCCACCAGGTGTGGCTGAGCACGGGCCGCTCCGCCGGCGACGTCCACCCCGATGTCCTCGCGATCGGTTTCGACGGCGCGATCACCAACGGCGGCGCGTACGCGACGCGCGGGGAGGAGATGCTCGTCGAGCAGCCGCTGCCCCGCGCCGATGTCGAGCTGCTCGAGCGGTACTTCGAGGCCCACGGCATCCACTACTTCCTGCAGACGCACGGCGGTGTCTTCGCGAGCGAGGGGATGGGCGCCGTCATGACGGCGTACCGCCGCGAGCGTCACGCGGAGCGCGCCGCTCAGCTCGCGGAGCAGGGCCTGACCGCGGAGGAGCCGCTGTGGAAGGAGCCGCGCCCCGTCGCGGAGGTCGATCGCGACGCGGTCGCCAAGGCCGTGTTCGTGAGCCCCTCGATCGACACGGTCGCTCACGCGGCCGCCGAACTCGGCGCCGCCTTCCACGTCATTCCCGGCTCGATCCCGCTGCCGGGCGGCTCGAACGGCGAGATCGGCCAGGCGGGCGTGACCAAGGGCTCCGCGATCACCTCGGTGCTCGCGCAGCTGGGCTTGCCCGCGACGGATGCCATCGGCATCGGCGACAGCTGGAACGACGTCGAGATGTTCGAGGTCGTCGGGACGCCCGTCGCCATGGGCAACGCGGTGCCCGAGCTGCAGAAGCTCGCCGGTCGGGTCACGACGTCGGTGCTGGATGACGGTGTGCACAACGCTTTCGCGGAGCTCGGGCTGATCTGA
- a CDS encoding LacI family DNA-binding transcriptional regulator, with protein sequence MADSRVPTLKDVARGAGVHVATASRALSDDQSHLVSEATRLRVRTAARSLGYRTNAVAKSLRKGRTGTIGVVVADLANPFIVSLLRGIEHEARAGTYMPLVAETHDDPAILRGVVARLLGNQVDCIILSAVKVDDEDFVTELESQVPVVLAVRGFEAIDGADQGHFEVIPDDFEGARLATRHLIDLGHRRIAQIPGTVSISSFVRRARGFDAAVSAHPRVVDVSTGEYAVESTVDEGRRLAQDVLRRPEAERPTAIFAHNDLMAVGVLDAVRSLGLRCPEDISIVGYNDAPLIDHLDPPLTTVRLPGFEVGRQSARIAFDLLEGVEVPTARLTFAPEFVERRSTCPPPSPS encoded by the coding sequence ATGGCCGACTCACGCGTTCCGACCTTGAAAGACGTGGCCCGTGGGGCGGGTGTGCACGTCGCAACAGCCTCACGAGCCTTGAGCGACGACCAATCGCACCTCGTGAGCGAGGCGACCAGGCTCCGCGTCCGGACCGCAGCGAGGTCACTCGGCTACCGCACGAACGCCGTGGCCAAGAGCCTCCGTAAAGGACGCACGGGCACGATCGGCGTCGTGGTCGCCGACCTCGCGAACCCCTTCATCGTCTCCCTCCTCCGAGGCATCGAGCATGAGGCCCGCGCGGGCACCTACATGCCCCTGGTCGCAGAGACGCACGACGACCCTGCGATTCTGCGCGGCGTCGTCGCCCGCCTGCTGGGCAACCAGGTCGATTGCATCATCCTCAGCGCTGTCAAGGTCGACGACGAGGACTTCGTCACCGAGCTCGAGAGCCAGGTGCCCGTCGTCCTCGCGGTGCGTGGCTTCGAGGCCATCGACGGTGCCGATCAAGGGCACTTCGAGGTGATCCCGGACGATTTCGAGGGTGCCCGTCTCGCGACCCGCCACCTCATCGACCTCGGTCACCGGCGCATCGCTCAGATACCCGGCACCGTGAGCATCTCATCGTTCGTCCGGCGAGCGCGCGGATTCGACGCCGCGGTGAGCGCCCACCCCCGGGTAGTCGACGTCTCGACGGGGGAGTACGCCGTGGAGAGCACGGTGGACGAGGGACGCCGTCTGGCCCAGGACGTGCTCCGCCGCCCCGAGGCTGAGCGCCCGACCGCGATCTTCGCCCACAACGACCTGATGGCCGTGGGAGTACTGGATGCCGTCCGCAGCCTCGGCCTGCGCTGCCCCGAAGACATCTCGATCGTCGGGTACAACGACGCGCCGCTCATCGACCACCTCGATCCGCCGTTGACGACTGTGCGCCTGCCCGGCTTCGAGGTCGGACGACAGAGCGCCCGGATCGCTTTCGATCTCCTCGAAGGTGTCGAGGTCCCCACAGCACGCCTCACCTTCGCGCCCGAATTCGTCGAACGTCGCTCCACCTGCCCGCCCCCCTCCCCCTCCTGA
- a CDS encoding Xaa-Pro peptidase family protein: MAEPQNTSRPLLTPGQMGVDYEMRVDFSRLRDYRLSRAQAALEASECGAFLLFDFYNIRYTTSSWVGGALGDKMIRYALLTRGGEPHLWDFGSAVKHHQLYSPWLNHDHNHPGFLGFRGAVAPTAGLMVDAVTEIKGILRDLGLHNAPVGIDIVEPPFLFEMQRQGFTVVDAQQHMLDAREIKSADEIMLLNQAAAMVDGVYTDIVEALKPGVRENEIVALASKKLYEYGSDQVEAINAISGERCNPHPHNFTDRIIRPGDQAFFDIIHSFNGYRTCYYRTFSVGRATGPQRAAYSRAREWMDNAISAIKPGVGSDEIASLFPTAESLGFDDELSAFGLQFCHGLGLGLHERPIISRLNSYREPVELKAGMVFAVETYCPASDGYSAARIEEEIVVTDNGPVVLTKYPAEELIVANPY; encoded by the coding sequence ATGGCCGAACCCCAGAACACCTCCCGACCTCTCCTGACCCCCGGGCAGATGGGCGTCGACTACGAGATGCGGGTCGACTTCTCCCGCCTACGCGACTACCGCCTGTCGCGCGCGCAGGCCGCGCTGGAAGCGAGCGAATGCGGCGCCTTCCTGCTGTTCGACTTCTACAACATCCGCTACACGACATCGTCATGGGTGGGCGGCGCCCTCGGTGACAAGATGATCCGCTACGCCCTCCTGACCCGCGGCGGCGAACCGCATCTGTGGGACTTCGGGTCCGCCGTCAAGCACCACCAGCTCTACTCTCCGTGGCTCAACCACGATCACAACCACCCCGGTTTTCTCGGCTTCCGAGGCGCCGTGGCACCCACAGCCGGCCTCATGGTCGACGCCGTCACCGAGATCAAAGGCATCCTGAGAGATCTCGGCCTGCACAACGCGCCGGTCGGGATCGACATCGTCGAACCGCCATTCCTGTTCGAAATGCAGCGGCAGGGATTCACCGTCGTCGATGCTCAGCAGCACATGCTCGATGCTCGGGAGATCAAGAGCGCCGACGAGATCATGCTCCTGAATCAGGCCGCGGCGATGGTGGACGGCGTCTATACCGACATCGTCGAGGCGCTCAAACCCGGGGTGCGCGAGAACGAGATCGTCGCATTGGCATCGAAGAAGCTCTACGAGTACGGATCCGATCAGGTCGAAGCGATCAACGCCATCTCGGGCGAGCGGTGCAACCCGCACCCGCACAACTTCACGGACCGCATCATCCGGCCCGGCGACCAAGCGTTCTTCGACATCATCCATTCATTCAACGGCTACCGCACGTGCTACTACCGCACGTTCAGCGTGGGGCGGGCGACCGGACCGCAGCGGGCAGCGTACTCGCGGGCTCGGGAGTGGATGGACAACGCCATCTCGGCCATCAAGCCCGGCGTCGGCTCCGACGAGATCGCCTCGTTGTTCCCCACCGCCGAGTCTCTGGGCTTCGACGACGAGCTGTCCGCGTTCGGCCTGCAGTTCTGCCACGGACTCGGACTGGGCCTGCACGAGCGGCCCATCATCTCGCGATTGAACAGCTACCGCGAACCCGTAGAGCTCAAGGCCGGAATGGTGTTCGCCGTCGAGACGTACTGTCCCGCCAGCGACGGCTACTCCGCCGCACGTATCGAAGAAGAGATCGTCGTCACCGACAACGGCCCGGTGGTGCTGACGAAGTACCCCGCCGAAGAACTCATCGTCGCGAACCCCTATTGA
- a CDS encoding SDR family NAD(P)-dependent oxidoreductase — translation MDISGASALVTGGASGLGLATARRLAAAGAHVTVVDLPSSPGADIAAELGGTFAPADVTDAEQVAAAAARASEAGPLRVVVNCAGIAPPAKVLDRDGTPSPLGDFERVIRVNLIGTYNVIAQTSAVMARTDPTEGGDRGVIVNTASVAAFDGQIGQPAYSASKGGVHAMTLPIARELARHGIRVCTIAPGIMETPMLKGLPQAAQDSLGQQVPYPSRLGAPDEYARLVLAIVDNGYLNGETIRLDGAIRMAPK, via the coding sequence ATGGACATCTCAGGAGCCTCCGCCCTCGTCACCGGCGGTGCCTCGGGCCTGGGCCTGGCCACCGCGCGCCGCCTCGCTGCGGCGGGCGCGCACGTCACCGTCGTCGACCTCCCGTCATCGCCCGGCGCGGACATCGCCGCGGAACTCGGCGGTACGTTCGCCCCCGCCGACGTGACGGATGCCGAACAGGTCGCCGCTGCCGCGGCCCGCGCGTCCGAGGCGGGGCCGCTCCGCGTCGTCGTCAACTGCGCCGGCATCGCTCCGCCCGCCAAGGTTCTCGACCGTGACGGCACCCCCTCTCCGCTCGGCGACTTCGAGCGCGTCATCCGGGTCAACCTCATCGGCACCTACAACGTCATCGCTCAGACGTCGGCCGTCATGGCCCGGACCGACCCGACCGAGGGAGGCGACCGCGGCGTCATCGTCAACACCGCCAGCGTCGCGGCCTTCGACGGGCAGATCGGCCAGCCCGCGTATTCGGCGAGCAAGGGCGGCGTTCACGCGATGACCCTCCCCATCGCCCGCGAGCTCGCGCGCCACGGCATCCGCGTCTGCACCATCGCCCCCGGGATCATGGAGACGCCGATGCTCAAGGGTCTGCCGCAGGCGGCGCAGGACTCGCTCGGCCAACAGGTGCCGTACCCCTCGCGCCTCGGTGCGCCCGACGAGTATGCACGGCTCGTGCTCGCGATCGTCGACAACGGTTACCTGAACGGCGAGACGATCCGCCTCGACGGCGCGATTCGGATGGCACCGAAATGA
- a CDS encoding beta-glucoside-specific PTS transporter subunit IIABC yields the protein MDYSKTAAGVLRGVGGEANVRSLVHCATRLRFVLNDESKADTAAIAALPGVVTVAQAGGQYQVVIGTDVPDVYAAIGRISSLTAASTEAVATSGPRKSLFNRFISMIAALFTPLLWALAGTGLLKAFLAAAVTFGWIDPQTTTYVVLNALADAFIHFLPLALAFTAARYFKANEFTSFAIAAALVYPSLSTLTGAADVTFFGIPFTMVSYVTSVIPIIVIVWLQSYAERFLYAALPAVLRRFVTPMLVVLVAVPLVFVVIGPLSAVVSGWLGGGIAWIFQAAPWAGGAIMGGLWQIFVMFGLHWGLAPLAALELQEAGRSLIIAPLFASVLAQGAAAFAVFLRTRNRTLKSLAAPATLSAVLAGITEPAVYGVNLPLKRPFAFGIVGGAVGGAMISLGDGFTTAFVTPSALSLPALIGNGDGVALVIGLLASLVVPFVLTLVFGFAEPAEPETTPVDTTDVVLSSPLDGTVIPLSETPDAAFADGSFGPGVAIVPTSGALYAPMDATVIAAFPTGHAIGLRHADGAEVLIHVGIDTVRLGGKHFTLRVASGQSVSRGDLLIEFDLAAIAAAGYDLTTPVIVTNGDLYPDIADVASGPLSHGETLMRAVAVEQTVSSR from the coding sequence ATGGACTACTCGAAGACAGCCGCCGGTGTGCTGCGCGGCGTCGGCGGTGAGGCGAACGTGCGCTCGCTCGTGCACTGCGCGACCCGGCTGCGGTTCGTGTTGAATGACGAGTCGAAGGCCGACACCGCCGCGATCGCGGCCCTGCCGGGTGTGGTGACCGTCGCCCAGGCGGGGGGTCAGTACCAGGTCGTCATCGGCACCGACGTGCCCGACGTGTACGCCGCGATCGGCAGAATCTCGAGCTTGACGGCGGCTTCGACCGAGGCCGTCGCCACGAGCGGACCGCGCAAGAGCCTCTTCAACCGCTTCATCTCGATGATCGCCGCGCTCTTCACGCCGCTGCTGTGGGCGCTCGCGGGCACCGGACTGTTGAAGGCGTTCCTCGCCGCCGCCGTCACGTTCGGATGGATCGACCCGCAGACCACGACCTATGTCGTCTTGAACGCGTTGGCCGACGCCTTCATCCACTTCCTGCCGCTCGCTCTCGCCTTCACCGCGGCCCGGTACTTCAAGGCGAACGAGTTCACCTCCTTCGCGATCGCGGCCGCGCTGGTGTACCCGTCGCTGTCGACGCTCACCGGTGCCGCCGACGTCACGTTCTTCGGCATCCCCTTCACGATGGTCAGCTACGTCACCAGCGTGATTCCGATCATCGTGATCGTGTGGTTGCAGAGCTATGCGGAGCGCTTCCTGTACGCCGCGCTCCCCGCCGTGCTGCGCCGGTTCGTCACGCCGATGCTCGTGGTGCTCGTCGCCGTCCCGCTGGTCTTCGTGGTCATCGGGCCCCTGTCCGCGGTCGTCAGCGGCTGGCTGGGCGGCGGCATCGCGTGGATCTTCCAGGCGGCCCCGTGGGCCGGAGGCGCGATCATGGGCGGTCTGTGGCAGATCTTCGTGATGTTCGGTCTGCACTGGGGTCTGGCGCCGCTCGCCGCGCTGGAACTGCAGGAAGCCGGACGCTCGCTCATCATCGCCCCGCTGTTCGCCTCCGTCCTCGCCCAGGGTGCCGCCGCATTCGCCGTGTTCCTGCGCACACGCAACCGCACGCTGAAGTCCCTCGCCGCCCCCGCGACACTGTCGGCCGTGCTCGCCGGCATCACCGAGCCCGCCGTCTACGGCGTGAACCTTCCGCTGAAGCGCCCGTTCGCCTTCGGCATCGTCGGCGGTGCGGTCGGTGGGGCGATGATCTCGCTGGGGGACGGCTTCACGACCGCTTTCGTCACCCCCTCCGCCCTGTCTCTCCCGGCGCTGATTGGCAACGGCGATGGCGTCGCGCTCGTCATCGGCCTGCTCGCATCCCTCGTCGTGCCGTTCGTGCTGACGCTCGTCTTCGGGTTCGCGGAGCCGGCCGAGCCGGAAACGACACCGGTCGACACCACCGACGTCGTCCTCTCCAGCCCCCTGGACGGCACCGTGATTCCCCTGAGCGAGACTCCGGATGCCGCCTTCGCGGACGGCTCGTTCGGTCCCGGTGTCGCGATCGTCCCCACCAGCGGAGCCCTGTACGCGCCGATGGATGCCACGGTGATCGCCGCCTTCCCCACCGGTCACGCGATCGGTCTGCGTCACGCCGACGGTGCGGAGGTGCTCATCCATGTCGGGATCGACACCGTCCGTCTCGGGGGGAAGCACTTCACGTTGCGCGTCGCCAGTGGGCAGAGCGTGTCGCGAGGAGACCTGCTGATCGAGTTCGACCTCGCCGCCATCGCCGCTGCCGGATACGACCTGACCACCCCCGTCATCGTCACCAACGGCGACCTCTATCCCGACATCGCCGATGTGGCATCCGGCCCGCTCTCGCACGGCGAAACGCTGATGCGCGCCGTCGCGGTCGAGCAGACGGTGAGTTCCCGATGA
- a CDS encoding aminoglycoside 3'-phosphotransferase, translating to MSIPAASEPVPARVRDLAGDAALEPVWRNAIGGVTFRAAGADGIRFVKVGPRNAETSMRAEAERLRWAGAFTPVPRVLDQGQDAAHEWLVTEAMPGLSAVDPRWIADPARAVRAVGRGLRALHEALPVAECPFSWAVPDRLTNAAGRGIRVPDDLRDAPPIDRLVVCHGDACVPNTLVADDGEWSAHVDLGALGVADRWADIAVAAMSTTWNYGPGWEEPLLEAYGVTPDATRLAYYRALWNAT from the coding sequence ATGAGCATCCCCGCGGCGTCCGAGCCCGTCCCGGCGCGCGTGCGGGATCTCGCCGGCGACGCGGCGCTCGAGCCGGTGTGGCGCAACGCCATCGGCGGTGTGACGTTCCGAGCGGCGGGGGCCGACGGCATCCGGTTCGTGAAGGTCGGGCCGCGCAACGCCGAGACCTCGATGCGCGCCGAGGCGGAACGTCTGCGCTGGGCGGGCGCATTCACCCCCGTGCCGCGCGTGTTGGACCAGGGACAGGATGCCGCGCACGAGTGGCTCGTGACGGAGGCGATGCCGGGGCTCTCCGCCGTCGATCCGCGGTGGATCGCCGACCCCGCTCGTGCGGTACGGGCGGTGGGACGAGGGCTGCGGGCCCTGCACGAGGCGCTGCCGGTGGCCGAGTGCCCGTTCTCGTGGGCGGTGCCCGACCGTCTCACGAACGCCGCGGGGCGTGGCATCCGGGTGCCCGACGACCTGCGTGACGCCCCGCCGATCGATCGGCTCGTCGTCTGCCACGGCGACGCGTGCGTACCGAACACCCTCGTCGCCGACGACGGCGAGTGGAGCGCTCACGTCGACCTCGGAGCCCTCGGCGTCGCCGATCGCTGGGCCGACATCGCGGTCGCGGCGATGTCGACGACCTGGAACTACGGTCCCGGTTGGGAGGAGCCTCTCCTCGAGGCCTACGGCGTCACTCCGGATGCCACCCGCCTGGCGTACTACCGGGCGCTGTGGAACGCGACGTGA